One genomic window of Cheilinus undulatus linkage group 7, ASM1832078v1, whole genome shotgun sequence includes the following:
- the aldh7a1 gene encoding alpha-aminoadipic semialdehyde dehydrogenase, with translation MQHCLTLTLARHSRLVLRNKLRTVHYQQSAAMSGLLINQPKYAWLKELGLSEDNPGVYNGSWGGSGEVVTSYCPANNEPIARVTQATMAEYEETVQKTREAWKMWADIPAPKRGEIVRQIGDALRKKIKVLGSLVSLEMGKIYVEGVGEVQEYVDVCDYAVGLSRMIGGPILPSERPGHALIEQWNPVGLVGIITAFNFPVAVYGWNNAIALTCGNVCLWKGAPTTPLTSVAVTKIVAEVLEQNNLPGAICSMTCGGADIGTAMAKDERVDLLSFTGSTHVGQQVAMMVQERFGRKLLELGGNNAIIVFEDADLNLVVPSAVFASVGTAGQRCTTTRRLMLHESVHDTVVERVAKAYKQVRIGDPWDPSTLYGPLHTKQAVDQYLAAIEQAKQQGGTLVCGGKVMDRPGNYVEPTIITGLPHDAPIVHTETFVPILYVLKFKTEEEAFAWNNEVKQGLSSSIFTKDLGRVFRWLGPKGSDCGIVNVNIPTSGAEIGGAFGGEKHTGGGRESGSDSWKQYMRRSTCTINYSKDLPLAQGIKFE, from the coding sequence ATGCAGCACTGCCTCACTCTGACCCTTGCCCGGCACAGCAGGCTTGTCTTAAGAAATAAACTACGAACTGTCCACTACCAGCAGTCAGCAGCCATGTCGGGTCTACTCATCAACCAGCCAAAATACGCCTGGCTGAAAGAGCTTGGTCTGTCTGAAGACAACCCTGGTGTTTACAACGGTAGCTGGGGAGGCAGCGGGGAAGTCGTCACTTCATACTGTCCAGCCAACAACGAGCCAATTGCCAGAGTAACCCAGGCCACTATGGCAGAGTATGAAGAAACTGTTCAGAAGACAAGGGAGGCTTGGAAGATGTGGGCAGATATTCCTGCTCCTAAAAGAGGGGAAATTGTGAGGCAGATTGGAGATGCTCTCAGGAAGAAGATCAAAGTCCTCGGCAGCCTGGTGTCTCTAGAAATGGGCAAGATCTATGTTGAGGGAGTGGGAGAGGTTCAGGAATACGTTGATGTCTGTGATTACGCCGTTGGTTTGTCCAGAATGATTGGTGGCCCAATCCTGCCTTCAGAAAGACCTGGCCATGCCCTCATAGAGCAGTGGAACCCAGTTGGTCTTGTTGGTATCATCACTGCCTTTAACTTTCCTGTGGCTGTCTATGGCTGGAACAACGCCATTGCTCTGACCTGTGGAAATGTTTGCCTCTGGAAAGGAGCTCCCACCACACCTCTTACAAGTGTAGCAGTTACAAAGATTGTAGCCGAAGTCCTAGAGCAGAATAACCTGCCTGGCGCCATCTGCTCCATGACCTGTGGAGGCGCTGATATTGGCACAGCCATGGCAAAGGATGAACGTGTTGATCTGCTGTCATTCACTGGCAGCACCCATGTTGGCCAGCAGGTGGCCATGATGGTGCAGGAAAGGTTTGGTCGTAAGCTTCTGGAGCTTGGTGGAAACAACGCCATCATCGTGTTTGAGGATGCAGACCTCAATCTTGTTGTACCCTCTGCTGTCTTTGCATCCGTGGGAACCGCCGGCCAACGCTGCACCACAACAAGAAGGCTAATGCTGCACGAGAGTGTTCACGACACTGTGGTTGAGAGGGTCGCCAAGGCCTACAAACAAGTCCGCATTGGGGACCCCTGGGATCCAAGCACCTTGTATGGGCCTCTGCACACCAAACAAGCCGTGGATCAGTACCTGGCGGCCATTGAGCAGGCTAAGCAGCAGGGAGGCACTCTGGTCTGTGGAGGTAAGGTGATGGACCGTCCTGGAAACTACGTGGAGCCCACCATCATTACAGGGCTGCCTCATGATGCTCCCATCGTCCATACAGAAACCTTTGTCCCCATTCTCTACGTCCTGAAGTTCAAGACGGAAGAGGAGGCATTCGCCTGGAACAATGAGGTCAAGCAGGGTCTGTCCAGCAGCATCTTCACCAAAGATCTGGGTCGGGTTTTCCGCTGGCTTGGGCCCAAAGGTTCCGACTGTGGCATTGTGAATGTCAACATTCCCACTAGCGGAGCTGAGATTGGAGGAGCCTTCGGTGGTGAGAAACACACAGGAGGTGGAAGAGAGTCCGGCAGCGACTCATGGAAGCAGTACATGAGGCGCTCCACCTGCACAATAAACTACAGCAAGGATCTTCCTCTGGCCCAGGGAATCAAGTTTGAGTAA